A section of the Anabaena cylindrica PCC 7122 genome encodes:
- a CDS encoding TlyA family RNA methyltransferase codes for MVKQRLDTLLVDLGLSPSRQQAQRLIQAGEVTVNQQMIDKAGTEVDIKAQIQVKERPPFVSRGGEKLAKALEFFGIPVAGRICLDGGISTGGFTDCLLQSGAKQVYGIDVGYGQVDWKIRTDERVILKERTNLRQLKPEDLYAENAIFPDLAVVDVSFISLTKILPALWELTQAPREAVLLVKPQFEVGKSRVGKKGVVRDSSDQADAIFQVLQGALELGWKYKGLTWSPITGPAGNIEFLLWLGMESEISPLNLAAIQEMTKSAVADFRHLTNPTILH; via the coding sequence TTGGTCAAACAAAGACTCGATACGCTATTAGTAGATTTGGGTTTATCTCCTTCCCGTCAGCAAGCACAACGGCTAATTCAAGCTGGGGAAGTGACGGTAAATCAACAAATGATTGATAAAGCCGGGACTGAAGTTGATATTAAAGCCCAAATTCAAGTTAAAGAACGCCCTCCTTTTGTTTCTCGTGGTGGTGAAAAACTCGCTAAAGCTTTAGAATTTTTTGGAATTCCTGTAGCTGGACGTATTTGTTTAGATGGGGGAATTTCTACGGGTGGTTTTACTGATTGTTTATTACAATCTGGTGCAAAACAAGTTTATGGAATTGATGTTGGTTATGGACAAGTTGATTGGAAAATCAGAACTGATGAACGGGTAATTTTAAAAGAACGTACCAATTTAAGGCAGTTAAAACCAGAAGATTTATATGCTGAAAATGCAATTTTTCCTGATTTAGCGGTGGTTGATGTTTCGTTTATTTCCTTAACTAAAATTTTGCCTGCTTTGTGGGAATTAACTCAAGCACCCAGGGAGGCTGTATTGCTGGTGAAACCTCAATTTGAGGTTGGGAAGTCTCGCGTGGGTAAAAAGGGCGTTGTCCGCGATTCTAGCGACCAAGCTGATGCTATTTTTCAGGTGTTGCAAGGGGCTTTGGAGTTGGGTTGGAAGTATAAAGGTTTAACTTGGTCGCCCATAACAGGCCCAGCAGGTAATATTGAATTTCTTCTCTGGTTGGGAATGGAAAGCGAAATTTCACCACTGAATTTAGCAGCAATTCAGGAAATGACTAAATCAGCGGTTGCAGATTTTCGGCATTTGACAAACCCTACAATTTTGCATTGA
- a CDS encoding DUF29 family protein produces the protein MEELLTLKDLLLQGNIQEALVIVEELEDMSRNDIIKTIRSYAVVLLLHLIKQKAENRTTRSWEVSIRNSVREIQRENKRHYLTREELWETLEEAYLNAIDKASLEVAEGSYESEELEKLVNREEIIHYALGLIS, from the coding sequence ATGGAAGAATTATTAACCCTGAAAGACTTGCTTCTGCAAGGGAATATCCAAGAAGCATTGGTTATAGTTGAAGAATTAGAAGACATGAGCCGAAATGACATTATCAAGACAATTCGGAGTTATGCAGTAGTTTTATTGTTGCACTTGATTAAACAAAAAGCTGAAAATCGGACAACTCGTTCCTGGGAAGTCTCAATTCGGAATTCGGTTCGGGAAATTCAACGAGAAAATAAGCGTCATTATCTCACGAGAGAAGAATTATGGGAAACTTTAGAAGAAGCTTATTTAAATGCTATTGATAAAGCTTCGCTGGAAGTAGCCGAAGGTTCTTATGAATCAGAAGAATTAGAAAAGCTGGTTAATAGAGAAGAAATTATTCATTATGCTTTAGGTTTAATAAGCTAA
- the apcB gene encoding allophycocyanin subunit beta, whose translation MRDAITTLIKNYDVTGRYFDRNAIDSLKSYFETGTARVQAAAAINSNAAAIVKQAGAKLFEELPELIRPGGNAYTTRRFAACLRDMDYYLRYATYALVAGNMNVLDERVLQGLRETYNSLGVPIGSTVQGIQIMKGLVKEQVAAAGIANTAFVDEPFDYITRELSEIDI comes from the coding sequence ATGCGCGATGCAATTACAACTTTAATTAAGAATTATGACGTAACCGGACGTTATTTTGACCGGAATGCGATCGATAGCCTCAAGTCTTACTTTGAAACTGGTACGGCAAGAGTGCAAGCGGCGGCGGCAATTAATTCTAATGCAGCGGCTATTGTTAAACAGGCTGGTGCTAAGTTATTTGAAGAATTGCCAGAATTGATTCGTCCTGGTGGTAATGCCTATACAACTCGTCGGTTTGCGGCTTGTTTGCGGGATATGGACTATTACCTCCGCTATGCTACTTATGCGCTGGTAGCTGGTAACATGAATGTACTTGATGAGCGTGTGTTGCAAGGACTCCGGGAAACTTACAATTCTTTGGGTGTACCCATTGGTTCTACAGTTCAGGGTATCCAAATTATGAAGGGTCTTGTCAAGGAGCAAGTAGCGGCTGCTGGTATTGCTAATACTGCTTTTGTGGATGAGCCTTTTGACTATATCACTCGTGAGTTGAGTGAGATTGATATTTAA
- a CDS encoding ABC transporter ATP-binding protein yields MAQVLLENVYKSFPPRKGENVTTQQQLPPGREGADSINVLRRINLTIADGEFMVLVGPSGCGKSTLLRLIAGLEVMTGGNISVGDRLINDLPPKERDIAMVFQNYALYPHMTVYDNIAFGLRRRFGDAGGDKITTWREDIFVGMTRKLPKGLRYVSEKERAVDERVRSVAQLLQIETLLNRLPKQLSGGQRQRVALGRAIARNPQVFLMDEPLSNLDAKLRAETRAQIVKLQRQLGTTTIYVTHDQTEAMTMGDRIAIMSEGKIQQVAAPLELYNYPANRFVAEFIGSPPMNFIPVEFHAPLLITHSDFRFTLPDVWASALQKYDGQTLILGIRPEHLILGVPATKNLPVKVDLVENLGNDTFLSVRIADPDLTNKNGQALQVRVPPDRIINIGEQLWLSLVPDKLHFFDPETELAIFPK; encoded by the coding sequence GTGGCACAAGTTCTATTAGAAAATGTTTATAAAAGTTTTCCTCCCCGGAAGGGGGAAAATGTGACGACTCAGCAGCAGTTACCGCCAGGACGGGAAGGTGCGGATAGTATTAATGTCTTGCGACGGATTAATTTGACCATTGCTGATGGTGAGTTTATGGTATTGGTGGGGCCTTCTGGTTGTGGTAAAAGCACTTTGTTGCGGTTAATCGCTGGCTTGGAGGTGATGACTGGTGGCAATATTTCGGTGGGCGATCGCTTGATTAATGATTTACCTCCGAAAGAACGAGACATAGCTATGGTGTTTCAAAATTATGCTCTCTATCCTCACATGACGGTTTATGACAACATCGCTTTCGGGTTACGTCGTCGATTTGGGGACGCAGGGGGAGACAAAATTACTACATGGCGTGAAGATATTTTTGTGGGGATGACGAGGAAGTTACCCAAGGGACTCCGTTATGTTTCTGAAAAAGAACGGGCAGTAGATGAAAGAGTGCGGAGTGTAGCTCAGTTGTTACAAATTGAAACTTTGTTAAATCGTTTACCAAAACAACTTTCTGGGGGGCAAAGACAACGGGTAGCATTAGGAAGAGCGATCGCACGCAATCCCCAAGTATTTTTAATGGATGAACCATTATCTAACTTGGATGCTAAATTACGGGCAGAGACTCGCGCTCAAATTGTCAAATTACAGCGTCAGCTAGGAACGACAACGATTTACGTCACCCATGATCAAACTGAAGCCATGACAATGGGCGATCGCATCGCCATCATGTCAGAAGGCAAAATACAGCAAGTTGCCGCACCATTAGAATTATATAATTATCCAGCTAACCGCTTTGTAGCAGAATTCATCGGTTCACCACCTATGAATTTTATTCCGGTAGAGTTTCACGCACCATTATTAATTACCCATTCCGACTTTCGCTTCACCCTTCCAGATGTGTGGGCAAGTGCATTGCAAAAATACGATGGACAAACCTTAATTTTAGGAATTCGTCCAGAACATCTAATTTTAGGTGTACCTGCGACTAAAAATTTACCCGTAAAAGTAGACTTAGTAGAAAACTTAGGAAATGACACTTTTCTATCCGTAAGAATTGCTGATCCTGATTTAACAAATAAAAATGGTCAAGCATTACAAGTAAGAGTTCCACCGGATAGAATCATAAATATCGGTGAGCAACTTTGGTTATCTTTAGTACCTGATAAACTACACTTTTTTGACCCAGAAACCGAATTAGCCATATTTCCAAAATAA
- a CDS encoding PP2C family serine/threonine-protein phosphatase, which translates to MNTSKQISQWRIVAASVCGTSHIKNKQLCQDAHHWQVLPNNVLAIAAADGAGSASLGKVGAMIAVETAIDHISNCPEITPNILADDNLLRALLTDTILASKKAIEEEAKVSEHLPHDLATTLIIAIATPEIVAVAQIGDGLAVAKDSTGNLLALTIPNNGEYINETTFLTSPDALDTAQIRIVRQNIVNIGVLTDGLQMLALNMIVGEPHKPFFFPLFEFVANSDDKIVAKEQLVKFLCSERITQRTDDDLTLVIAALGS; encoded by the coding sequence ATGAATACATCAAAACAGATTTCTCAATGGCGAATAGTAGCCGCTTCCGTATGTGGTACTAGCCACATCAAAAACAAGCAACTGTGTCAAGATGCTCATCATTGGCAGGTGTTGCCAAATAATGTGTTGGCGATCGCAGCCGCAGATGGTGCGGGTTCTGCCAGCTTGGGAAAAGTGGGAGCAATGATTGCGGTAGAAACGGCAATAGATCATATTTCTAACTGTCCAGAAATTACACCCAACATCCTTGCTGATGATAACCTCTTGCGTGCTTTGCTAACAGATACCATATTAGCCAGCAAAAAAGCGATAGAAGAAGAGGCGAAAGTAAGCGAGCATTTGCCCCATGACTTAGCAACCACCTTAATTATTGCGATCGCTACACCAGAAATTGTCGCAGTAGCCCAAATTGGTGATGGTTTAGCTGTAGCCAAGGATAGCACAGGTAATTTACTGGCACTTACCATCCCTAACAACGGTGAATATATCAACGAAACAACCTTTTTAACTTCACCAGATGCTTTAGATACAGCACAAATCAGAATAGTGCGTCAAAACATAGTTAATATCGGCGTTCTCACCGATGGACTACAAATGCTGGCTTTGAATATGATTGTGGGTGAACCGCACAAACCTTTCTTTTTTCCTTTATTTGAATTTGTAGCCAATTCTGACGATAAAATCGTAGCTAAAGAGCAATTAGTGAAGTTCTTATGCTCTGAGCGGATTACCCAGCGTACAGACGATGATTTGACCCTAGTTATAGCAGCATTAGGCAGCTGA
- a CDS encoding response regulator, whose product MNNTGTFSKLSPERLLRQLTNSSDTTCLQVLSNSVSWSIFLDQGKIIYATHSVEPFDRLERQMRRLSQQIPLLTNEVRVQLRMSFEPDWPTQLSESNDNFINQPPEYQAIYWLVDQKHLLSTQAALLIQELVKEVIESFLLIPEGTYKLTEPVDSIPKICKLDVENIMERCQKRLQSWQSFIPQISSPYQRPYLLINSKFYDKQLPELQQNLTNWMKGFSLRHLAVIMNQDEVELARTLYPHILQGSIILHAPDPPFDTLPKTFADFSLSSQYGTTEINQKLSNTGLLPDPSTTVEHSVPEISVLPQENLQLVTIPNNIEPDEQNVNAATITAKKTYKIISVDDSPTILKEISRCLEDENVIVVTINDPVKAVMSIIRHKPDLILLDLNMAGIDGYELCRIIRNNSFFKEIPIIFVTGNKGIVDKVKARLVGASGYLTKPFTRAELLKMIFVHLA is encoded by the coding sequence ATGAATAATACTGGCACTTTTAGCAAACTATCTCCTGAACGTTTATTAAGACAGTTAACTAATTCTTCTGACACTACTTGTTTACAAGTCTTGAGCAATTCGGTGTCATGGTCAATATTCTTAGATCAGGGCAAAATCATCTATGCTACTCATTCAGTAGAACCCTTTGACAGATTAGAACGGCAGATGCGTCGTCTAAGTCAGCAAATTCCTCTACTGACTAATGAAGTTCGTGTACAGCTACGGATGAGTTTTGAACCTGACTGGCCAACCCAGTTAAGTGAATCTAACGACAATTTTATCAACCAACCTCCAGAATATCAGGCTATCTACTGGCTTGTTGATCAAAAACATCTCCTTTCTACCCAAGCAGCATTACTGATTCAAGAGTTAGTTAAAGAGGTGATTGAATCATTTTTATTAATTCCAGAAGGAACGTATAAATTAACTGAACCAGTTGATAGCATTCCCAAAATTTGTAAACTGGATGTAGAAAATATTATGGAGCGCTGCCAAAAGCGGTTACAGAGTTGGCAGTCTTTTATTCCCCAAATATCTTCTCCTTATCAGCGTCCATATCTGTTGATTAACAGTAAATTTTATGACAAACAACTACCAGAATTACAGCAAAATCTAACTAATTGGATGAAGGGTTTTAGTCTGCGTCATTTGGCAGTAATTATGAATCAAGATGAAGTGGAACTGGCTCGAACTTTATATCCACACATTCTTCAAGGTTCGATTATCTTGCATGCACCAGATCCTCCATTTGATACGCTGCCTAAGACATTTGCAGATTTTTCATTATCTTCTCAATATGGAACAACAGAAATTAACCAGAAATTATCTAATACAGGATTATTACCAGATCCGAGTACTACTGTAGAACACTCTGTACCTGAAATTTCAGTTCTACCACAAGAAAATCTGCAACTGGTAACTATACCAAATAACATAGAACCTGATGAGCAAAACGTAAACGCTGCTACTATAACTGCTAAAAAAACCTACAAAATTATTTCTGTTGATGATAGTCCGACGATTCTCAAAGAAATAAGCCGTTGTTTAGAAGATGAAAATGTTATTGTTGTAACTATTAATGATCCAGTCAAAGCAGTTATGTCTATTATTAGACATAAGCCCGATTTAATTTTATTAGATCTAAATATGGCTGGTATTGATGGTTATGAGTTATGTCGAATCATTCGCAATAATTCATTTTTTAAAGAGATTCCCATCATTTTTGTGACAGGAAATAAGGGAATTGTAGACAAAGTAAAAGCAAGATTAGTAGGCGCATCTGGTTATTTAACTAAGCCTTTTACACGTGCTGAACTACTAAAAATGATTTTTGTGCATTTAGCATGA
- a CDS encoding NACHT and WD40 repeat domain-containing protein has protein sequence MFIIDDVIGALIGKATDKVLDQLDHSETRLRILNKFGLKSDEPPNDFDGVYVYTLIEYGVGKPKFILELFKEKEIKEEFQQAFSQNKSFNSQTLDSFIQSSNIGDRIKDENIDYRRELAEFARLFVEIVKRARTATEILQEHKLESLQNSLNQVREQINKLSLPEIQKQITQLLQNQQQLLPPAEIVRETELCKQLKKWFQTLGYKFETYEILKPEYFEWIINIPKRRGYDRILIHGVEAEAGINDINTVKQAVETQKVDEGWIVAPRRVSKLARTEVEKAENSHIFCYSFDELIEADADFTGYFDWLETEVKIRGIDKYYVPLACTKEEINPITKQRIGVSHYGKEDGWIERYINEWLADPVKEHLSVLGEFGTGKTWFAFHYAWLALQKYRQAKAEGLPIPRIPLVIPLRDYAKAVSIESLFSEFFFRKHNIGLSGYSAFEQLNRMGKLLLIFDGFDEMAARVDLQAMINNFWELAQVVGTPGTKAILTCRTEHFPEALEGRTLLNAELQASTKNLTGETPQFEVLELEKLNDEQIKQVLDFKAKPETVDKVINNEQLLDLARRPVMIDLIMEALPDIEAGKPVDISRVYLYAVRHKMERDIKADRTFTSMADKLYFLCELSWEMLSTDKMSLNYKEFPDRIRRCFGKAVEEQKDLDHWHFDMMGQTMLIRNADGDYYPAHRSLLEFFVAYKLGRELGILAADFQEVVEFLPYDQATNDLTQTFGKTLLAKAVLDLMFLMLSKTANQRLLAEVKATKGKTEIVAGYCGSNAVQLLLKRSRLALEKQDLSQTVIPGVNFGLASLYNVNLKGANLTDALFAKALGAIYSLAFSPNGKYLVTGDSDGRVQIWNAVTGREILTFVDHSRVVWSVAWSGDGLTLASGSSDETVKLWDVQTGDCVQTLEGHSNGVRSVAWSGDGLTLASGSFDNTVKLWDVQTGYCVRTLEGHSRVVWSVAWSGDGLTLASGSSDETVKLWDVQTGDCVQTLEGHSDWVNSVAWSGDGLTLASGSGDNTVKLWDVQTGDCVQTLEGHGSGVYSVAWSGDGLTLASGSDDKTVKLWDVQTGDCVQTLEGHSNWVNSVAWSGDGLTLASGSDDKTVKLWDVQTGDCVQTLEGHSNWVNSVVWSGDGLTLASGSLDNTVKLWDVQTGDCVQTLESHSNSVFSVDWSIDSLTLASGSGDKTVKVWDVQTGDCVQTLEGHRSVVRSVAWSGDGLTLASGSGDETVKVWDVQTGDCVQTLEGHRSVVRSVAWSGDGLTLASVSFDKTVKLWDVQTGDCVQTLEGHSDGVRSVAWSGDGLTLASGSFDNTVKLWDVQTGDCIATFNHQLYAGLKIQGVKGLSRAEILTLKALGAVE, from the coding sequence ATGTTTATCATTGATGATGTCATTGGAGCATTAATTGGAAAAGCAACAGATAAAGTTTTAGATCAACTAGATCATAGTGAAACTAGATTGCGAATTTTAAATAAATTTGGCTTGAAATCAGATGAACCACCTAATGATTTTGATGGGGTTTATGTTTATACTTTGATTGAGTATGGAGTTGGGAAACCAAAATTTATTTTAGAGTTATTTAAAGAAAAAGAAATTAAAGAAGAATTTCAGCAAGCATTTAGTCAAAATAAAAGTTTTAATAGTCAAACATTAGATAGCTTTATTCAAAGTTCTAATATTGGCGATAGAATTAAAGATGAAAATATTGATTATCGTCGAGAATTGGCAGAATTTGCTCGATTGTTTGTGGAAATTGTCAAACGAGCTAGAACAGCGACAGAAATTTTACAAGAACACAAATTAGAGAGTTTACAAAATAGTTTAAATCAAGTTCGTGAACAAATTAACAAACTTAGTTTACCAGAAATTCAAAAACAAATTACCCAATTATTACAAAATCAACAGCAATTATTACCACCTGCGGAAATTGTCAGAGAAACAGAATTATGTAAACAACTAAAAAAATGGTTTCAAACCCTGGGTTATAAATTTGAAACTTACGAAATCTTAAAACCAGAATATTTTGAATGGATTATTAATATTCCCAAACGGCGAGGATATGACCGGATTTTGATTCACGGAGTCGAAGCAGAAGCGGGAATTAATGATATTAATACAGTAAAACAAGCTGTAGAAACTCAAAAAGTTGATGAAGGTTGGATTGTTGCACCACGTCGAGTTAGTAAATTAGCGAGAACCGAAGTTGAAAAAGCTGAAAATAGCCATATTTTTTGTTATTCATTTGATGAATTAATTGAAGCTGATGCTGATTTTACTGGTTATTTTGATTGGTTAGAAACAGAAGTTAAAATCAGAGGAATTGATAAATATTATGTTCCCTTAGCTTGTACCAAAGAAGAAATTAATCCTATAACTAAACAGCGAATTGGCGTTAGTCATTATGGTAAAGAAGATGGTTGGATTGAGCGTTATATTAATGAATGGTTGGCTGACCCAGTAAAAGAACATTTATCTGTTTTAGGAGAATTTGGCACAGGTAAAACTTGGTTTGCTTTTCATTATGCTTGGTTGGCTTTACAAAAATATCGTCAAGCGAAAGCAGAAGGTTTACCGATTCCGCGAATTCCTTTAGTGATTCCTTTAAGAGATTATGCCAAAGCGGTGAGTATTGAATCTCTATTTTCTGAGTTCTTTTTTCGTAAACATAACATTGGTTTATCGGGATATTCTGCCTTTGAACAACTTAACCGCATGGGGAAATTATTATTAATTTTTGATGGCTTTGACGAAATGGCTGCACGGGTAGACCTTCAAGCGATGATTAATAATTTCTGGGAGTTAGCACAAGTTGTAGGAACACCAGGAACAAAGGCAATTTTAACTTGTCGGACAGAACATTTTCCAGAAGCATTAGAAGGACGCACACTTTTAAATGCCGAATTACAAGCTTCTACTAAAAATTTAACTGGAGAAACGCCCCAATTTGAAGTTTTAGAATTAGAAAAACTTAATGATGAACAAATTAAGCAGGTACTTGATTTTAAAGCTAAACCAGAAACAGTTGATAAAGTAATTAATAATGAACAATTATTAGATTTAGCACGTCGTCCGGTAATGATTGATTTAATTATGGAAGCATTACCGGATATTGAAGCTGGTAAACCTGTGGATATTTCCCGTGTTTATCTCTATGCAGTGCGGCACAAAATGGAACGGGATATTAAAGCTGACCGCACTTTTACCTCAATGGCAGATAAATTATATTTCCTGTGTGAATTATCCTGGGAAATGCTGTCAACTGACAAAATGAGTTTAAATTATAAAGAATTTCCTGATCGAATTCGCCGTTGTTTTGGAAAAGCAGTAGAAGAACAAAAAGATTTAGACCATTGGCATTTTGATATGATGGGGCAAACCATGTTAATTAGAAATGCTGATGGTGATTATTATCCTGCCCATCGGTCATTATTGGAATTTTTTGTTGCTTATAAATTAGGTAGAGAATTAGGAATTTTAGCAGCAGATTTCCAGGAAGTTGTGGAATTTCTGCCTTATGATCAAGCAACAAATGATTTAACACAAACTTTTGGGAAAACTCTATTAGCCAAAGCCGTTTTAGATTTGATGTTTCTCATGTTATCAAAAACAGCAAATCAACGGTTATTAGCAGAGGTGAAAGCCACGAAAGGTAAAACTGAAATAGTAGCAGGTTACTGTGGAAGTAATGCAGTGCAGTTGCTACTCAAAAGGAGTCGGTTGGCTTTAGAAAAACAAGATTTAAGTCAGACAGTTATACCTGGTGTAAATTTTGGTTTGGCTAGTTTGTATAATGTCAACCTGAAGGGAGCGAATTTAACAGATGCTCTTTTTGCTAAGGCATTAGGAGCAATTTATTCTCTGGCTTTTAGTCCAAATGGAAAATACTTGGTTACAGGAGATAGTGATGGTAGAGTTCAAATTTGGAATGCTGTAACAGGACGGGAAATATTGACATTTGTAGATCATAGTAGAGTGGTTTGGTCAGTAGCCTGGAGTGGAGATGGTCTGACCTTGGCTAGTGGTAGTAGTGATGAAACTGTGAAACTATGGGATGTGCAGACAGGGGACTGTGTGCAAACCCTAGAGGGTCATAGCAATGGGGTTAGGTCAGTAGCCTGGAGTGGAGATGGTCTGACCTTGGCTAGTGGTAGTTTTGATAATACCGTGAAACTGTGGGATGTGCAGACAGGGTACTGTGTGAGAACCCTAGAGGGTCATAGTAGAGTGGTTTGGTCAGTAGCCTGGAGTGGAGATGGTCTGACCTTGGCTAGTGGTAGTAGTGATGAAACTGTGAAACTATGGGATGTGCAGACAGGGGACTGTGTGCAAACCCTAGAAGGTCATAGTGATTGGGTTAACTCAGTAGCCTGGAGTGGAGATGGTCTGACCTTGGCTAGTGGTAGTGGTGATAATACCGTGAAACTGTGGGATGTGCAGACAGGGGACTGTGTGCAAACCCTAGAGGGTCATGGCAGTGGGGTTTACTCAGTAGCCTGGAGTGGAGATGGTCTGACTTTGGCTAGTGGTAGTGATGATAAAACGGTGAAACTATGGGATGTGCAGACAGGGGACTGCGTGCAAACCCTAGAGGGTCATAGCAATTGGGTTAACTCAGTAGCCTGGAGTGGAGATGGTCTGACTTTGGCTAGTGGTAGTGATGATAAGACGGTAAAACTGTGGGATGTGCAGACAGGGGACTGCGTGCAAACCCTAGAGGGTCATAGCAATTGGGTTAACTCAGTAGTCTGGAGTGGAGATGGTCTGACCTTGGCTAGTGGTAGTCTTGATAATACCGTGAAACTGTGGGATGTGCAGACAGGGGACTGCGTGCAAACCCTAGAGAGTCATAGCAATTCGGTTTTTTCAGTGGACTGGAGTATAGATAGTCTGACCTTGGCTAGTGGTAGTGGTGATAAAACGGTGAAAGTGTGGGATGTGCAAACTGGGGATTGTGTGCAAACTCTAGAGGGTCATCGCAGTGTGGTTAGGTCAGTAGCCTGGAGTGGAGATGGTCTGACCTTGGCTAGTGGTAGTGGTGATGAAACTGTGAAAGTGTGGGATGTGCAGACTGGGGATTGTGTGCAAACTCTAGAGGGTCATCGCAGTGTGGTTAGGTCAGTAGCCTGGAGTGGAGATGGTCTGACCTTGGCTAGTGTTAGTTTTGATAAAACGGTGAAACTGTGGGATGTGCAGACAGGAGACTGTGTGCAAACTCTAGAGGGTCATAGCGATGGGGTTAGATCAGTAGCCTGGAGTGGAGATGGTCTGACCTTGGCTAGTGGTAGTTTTGATAATACCGTGAAACTGTGGGATGTGCAGACAGGGGACTGTATCGCTACCTTTAACCATCAGTTATATGCAGGGTTGAAGATTCAGGGGGTGAAAGGGTTAAGCCGTGCGGAAATATTAACTTTGAAGGCGTTGGGGGCTGTGGAGTAG
- a CDS encoding vWA domain-containing protein, with product MLDTLKLDEVVEFAENPEPRCPCVLLLDTSGSMQGERIEALNQGLLSFKDELVKNSLAARRVEVAIVTFDSHVNVVQDFVTADQFNPPILTAQGLTTMGGGIHKSLEIIQERKSQYRANGIAYYRPWVFMITDGEPQGELDEVIEQAVQRLQGDEANKRVAFFTVGVENANMTRLNQIAVRTPLKLQGLNFIEMFVWLSASMSAVSHSKVDEQVALPPIGWGSV from the coding sequence ATGCTGGATACACTAAAACTAGATGAAGTCGTAGAGTTTGCAGAAAACCCAGAACCGCGTTGTCCGTGCGTGCTATTGCTAGATACATCTGGCTCAATGCAGGGAGAACGGATTGAAGCCTTAAATCAAGGCTTACTGAGTTTTAAAGATGAACTGGTAAAAAATTCCTTGGCAGCAAGACGGGTAGAAGTAGCGATTGTTACTTTTGATAGTCATGTCAATGTAGTACAAGATTTTGTTACGGCAGACCAATTCAACCCGCCTATTTTAACAGCCCAAGGACTAACTACGATGGGTGGGGGAATTCATAAATCATTAGAAATAATTCAAGAACGAAAATCGCAGTATCGTGCCAATGGTATTGCTTACTATCGTCCTTGGGTATTTATGATTACAGATGGTGAACCACAAGGTGAGCTAGATGAGGTGATTGAGCAAGCAGTGCAGCGTCTACAAGGGGATGAAGCCAATAAGCGTGTCGCCTTTTTTACAGTAGGAGTAGAGAATGCTAATATGACACGTTTAAATCAAATAGCAGTGCGTACTCCTCTGAAATTGCAAGGATTAAACTTTATTGAAATGTTTGTTTGGCTTTCAGCGAGTATGTCCGCTGTATCTCATTCTAAGGTAGATGAACAAGTAGCACTACCACCAATTGGTTGGGGGTCTGTTTAA